A stretch of Besnoitia besnoiti strain Bb-Ger1 chromosome Unknown contig00015, whole genome shotgun sequence DNA encodes these proteins:
- a CDS encoding zinc finger, C3HC4 type (RING finger) domain-containing protein (encoded by transcript BESB_028220) → MALSISFALHTSLRGAAEESPMPRADAADSSAGRHSSAGEEVSSLLSTTSPLGASSPWSLADITGLGAAPRAHDATTRHLVHGFFAIMGQELARFEREVHYLANLIKYPPPQLAASSTLRASSPESTHRAISSSPAGPSPYPRAAADSSPASLPASSPESAAHGESAAASVSAAAACATPSTGPFEGRTVTAIQLLEQSALLHMQASMHADVPLDALVESVRNLLWTNGEKLKKVCASRETPPPAE, encoded by the exons ATGGCTTTATCCATCTCTTTTGCCCTCCACACCTCCTTgagaggagctgcggaggagTCACCAAT GCCCCGAGCCGACGCAGCGGATTCGTCTGCGGGTCGCCATtcctccgcgggcgaggaggtgtcttctcttctctccacgACCTCGCCTTtgggcgcgtcttctccttgGTCGCTCGCCGACATCACAGGGCTgggcgcagccccgcgggcACACGACGCCACGACGCGGCATCTAGTCCACGGCTTCTTCGCGATCATGGGACAggagctcgcgcgcttcgAGAGGGAGGTCCATTACCTCGCGAACCTGATCAAGTACCCTCCCCCTCAgctcgcggcttcctcgaCTCTGCGTGCCTCGTCTCCCGAGTCAACGCATCGCGCAATTTCCTCATCGCCTGCTGGGCCTTCGCCCTacccgcgcgctgccgccgactcGTCCcccgcttcgctgcctgcctcctccCCAGAGTCGGCCGCCCACGGGGagtccgccgctgcgtcggtctccgcagcggccgcatgTGCCACGCCCTCGACAGGCCCTTTTGAGGGGCGAACTGTGACTGCGATCCAGCTTCTCGAGCAAAGTGCCCTCCTTCATATGCAGGCGAGCATGCACGCGGACGTGCCGCTTGACGCCCTCGTCGAGAGCGTCCGCAATCTGCTGTGGACAAACGGTGAAAAACTCAAAAAAGtctgcgcgagccgcgaaacgccgccccccgccgagtag
- a CDS encoding uncharacterized protein (encoded by transcript BESB_028210) codes for MANQITIFTEAQCAACREAKRLLQALLLKIQGDDGLARLSPSSLSNVGFSLASLRYAACLWSSSSPSGSHFALPAPGYCERHRRSAPAACVASTLATLREGEEGDAENPRVLRAASSSQRLAAEAAGAAEDGAEDVAARAAAEGAREPSARRRRTAVDEGLEEEAQRWRLVEISLTQYPERRSELMQLSNSFAVPQVFFNNYLVGGLQALQQLEAAGALEPLLTQCRDNYAYRTLPAVSRALWKERETEKDRSRRWDCGASVRLALHPPPPHPFFDTPLSLYQRSSIAGRVEEARRASEGGLHRPSSTPTKESSSSRFSLRLPLHHSVRLCTGPSASLPPSAAGEFAAADLQTSSVRGERERQGPERVPARRRRFSATSMERSRRDDTPEEGETQSEVAEAAVPADALEHERRTRRIRGSFRFVGRRSSHSSPPAAERQQGLVEGGAGAQETRPRTPPLLHPSAASSCPARCSPSGTAFAAAQAQGEEKKEPPQEEEECASEEAREGEEGEEGEREVCGGDRGREELQGEANGGRRISFQSHPAVAELERKALLGMSFQSSYFLSPSSCTRVASLSPLDPRFEPPLYSPRKSASSKEAEEIKNRDPFYAGAFYIPATEADLASGEATVVRDPLTGQKMKRITYATLLRILQTLLPIAERAGLRAQKHTFVASEAVTVFCNKLHFASREAAVQFGADLVRRSVIELANQDQLVTFADSPSLVYRLQMHQEPLVLNWTVIWTKPVLSSFMGLAKFLHNFWLELEEAHREVGGLVNAAEVKSDPRYLEFQIAVCELQTVDLLSLKSETVKKTFLINIYNLLSRHALIEVGVPSDTMPRKNFFSSVSYCIGGYRFTLNELENGLLRCNRRSCYSLTKPFGFRDQRLRFVLNEFDPRIHFALNSGARSCPPVRFYEAESIEEELRIAGEAFCESDSNVRIDLPGKTLWLSKIFSWYENDFGSNAVKVALFLLPFLRGEKREDLGALLRAAKVRIPQPESPREGAAAAGEFCDPSPQADAPFATCAASPRSPEGCVAAGRGFSLRIGGRDESRPQTAPPRPLEPSPACAASPGEREQQAERGDREDKSASEPGAADALAAAAPSGEGGGVCSPGARTPGGAGGGPPGTFFQKLLTRSRSSIAAIENSPLAHAASLFTRSGSSIFLPGTSGAAFKIKYLEFDWTADVDLAQRYRGSWIGDVVGRVQTAFPAHMMSLTGGSGNRAKSPPASGGPRHPSGGGGGGETQEERGEGAVSGNTSQASQGRSTHISALSTGASCASAPGSHAKAGGGGRTLEADAERHAGETGDARAKRHEEERRITSAARERGALAGASDDGNSNSDSRGDGGGRRRFRARMRGGGSDPKGKAAGTDHETGKREDERDKEGRRTGKSRFIRGGQKKTSRDRTREREQEGKQESKSR; via the exons ATGGCGAATCAAATCACGATTTTCACAGAGGCGCAgtgcgccgcgtgccgcgaggcgaagcggctcctgcaggcgctgctgctcaagattcagggcgacgacggcttggcgcggctgtcgccgtccAGTCTCTCCAACGTCGGCTTTTCTCTGGCTTCGCTGCGCTACGCGGCGTGCCTTtggtcttcctcttcgccgtcgggcTCTCACTTTGCGCTTCCCGCGCCGGGGTACTGCGAACGCCaccggcgcagcgcccctGCCGCCTGCGTTGCGTCGACGCTtgcgacgctgcgcgagggcgaagaaggcgacgccgagaatccgcgcgtcctgcgcgctgcctcgagttcgcagcggctcgccgcggaggcggcgggcgcggcggaggacggtGCAGAggacgtcgcggcgcgcgcagccgcagagggcgcgcgagagcccagcgcacgcaggcgccggacGGCGGTCGATGAGGgcctcgaggaggaggcgcagaggtgGAGGCTCGTGGAGATCTCGCTCACGCAGTATCCCGAGCGGCGCAGTGAACTAATGCAGCTCTCCAACAGCTTCGCAGTGCCGCAGGTCTTCTTCAACAACTACCTAGTCGGTGgactgcaggcgctgcagcagctcgaagcCGCGGGTGCCCTCGAGCCCCTCCTCACGCAGTGCCGCGACAATTACGCGTATCGAACTCTGCCCGCGGTCTCCAGGGCCCTCTGGAAGGAACGCGAGACCGAAAAGGACCGCAGCAGACGG TGggactgcggcgcgagcgtgCGGCTCGCTTTgcatccgccgccgcctcatcCTTTTTTCGAcacgccgctgtcgctctaCCAGCGGAGTTCGATAGCAgggcgcgtcgaggaggcgcggcgggcctcGGAGGGCGGTCTGCACCGGCCGTCGTCTACTCCGACGAAGgagtcttcttcttcgcggttTTCGCTGCGCTTGCCGCTACACCATTCGGTGCGGCTGTGCACAgggccttccgcgtcgcttccgccctccgcagcgggcgagttcgccgccgcggacctTCAGACCTCCTCAGTGCggggagaaagagagaggcaagGGCCTGAGAGGGTAcccgctcgccggcggcgcttctccgcaACCTCGATggagcgcagccgccgggACGACACgccagaggaaggcgagacgcagagcgaagttgccgaggccgcggtgcctgcggacgcgctcGAGCACgagcgacgcacgcggcggatTCGCGGGTCGTTTCGCTTCGTGGGGAGGAGGAGTTCGCACTCGTCGCCAccggccgcggagcgccagcagggccttgtcgagggcggcgccggggcgcaggagacgcgcccgagGACCCCTCCCCTGCTGCAtccctccgcagcgtctTCCTGTCCCGCCAGGTGTTCACCGAGCGGCACGGCGTTCGCGGCTGCTCAAGCgcaaggcgaagagaagaaggagccgccgcaagaggaggaggaatgcgccagcgaggaggcgagggagggagaagagggggaagagggagagagagaggtgtgcggcggagatcgcggcagagaggaactgcagggcgaggcgaacggggggcggcggaTTTCGTTCCAAAGCCACCCGGCGGTCGCAGAGCTCGAGCGGAAGGCGCTTCTGGGGATGTCTTTCCAGTCGTCGTATTTcctgtcgccctcgtcttgcactcgcgtcgcctcgctctcccctcTCGACCCGAGATTCGAGCCGCCTCTCTATTCGCCGAGGAAGTCCGCGTCctcgaaggaggcggaggaaatCAAAAATAG AGACCCCTTCTACGCGGGCGCGTTCTACATTCCTGCGACGGAGGCCGAcctggcgagcggcgaggcgacggtcGTGCGAGATCCGCTCACGGGGCAGAAGATGAAGAGAATCACATACGCGACGCTTCTTAGAATTCTGCAAACTCTCCTCCCCATCGCCGAacgcgcgggcctgcgggcgcagaAGCACACCTTCGTCGCGAGCGAAGCGGTCACCGTTTTCTGCAACAAACTCCACTTCGCTTCGCGGGAGGCTGCCGTTCAG ttTGGCGCCGACCTCGTGCGGCGCTCGGTCATTGAGCTCGCCAACCAAGACCAACTGGTGACGTTCGCcgactcgccgtcgctcgtcTACCGCCTGCAGATGCATCAGGAGCCGCTCGTCCTCAACTGGACCGTCATTTGGACAAAACCAGTCCTCTCGTCATTCATGGGGCTAGCCAAGTTCCTCCACAACTTCTGGCTCGAGCTCGAG GAGGCTCACCGAGAGGTAGGCGGCTTGGTCAATGCGGCGGAGGTTAAGAGCGATCCGAGGTACCTCGAGTTTCAAATTGCAGTTTGCGAGCTGCAGACGGTCGACTTGCTCAGTTTGAAGAGCGAGACTGTAAAAAAGACGTTCCTAATCAACATCTACAACCTTCTCAGCAGGCACGCCCTCATCGAG GTGGGCGTCCCGTCGGATACCATGCCGCGGAAGAATTTTTTTTCGAGTGTTTCGTACTGCATTGGCGGGTACCGCTTCACACTCAACGAGCTGGAGAAcggcctgctgcgctgcaATCGACGCTCATGCTACTCGCTGACCAAGCCCTTTGGATTCCGAGATcagcgtcttcgcttcgTTCTGAATGAA TTCGACCCGCGCATCCACTTCGCGTTAAATTCGGGTGCGAGATCCTGCCCCCCTGTTCGCTTCTATGAGGCCGAATCCATCGAG GAGGAGCTGCGTATCGCTGGAGAGGCGTTTTGCGAGTCTGACTCGAACGTGCGCATCGACCTCCCAGGCAAGACGCTCTGGCTCAGTAAAATCTTTAGCTGGTATGAGAACGACTTCGGCTCGAATGCAGTGAAG GTGGCGCTCTTCCTGCTGCCCTTTCTGCgtggcgagaagcgcgaagacctcggcgccctcctgcgAGCCGCAAAAGTTCGCATTCCGCAGCCCGAATCGCCGCgggaaggcgctgcggccgccggtgAGTTCTGCGACccttctccgcaggcggacgcgccgttcgcgacctgcgcggcctcgcctcgctcgcccgaGGGATGTGTTGCGGCGGGACGCGGCTTCTCGCTGCGAatcggcgggcgcgacgagagTCGCCCGCAgactgcgcctccgcggccgctggagccttctcccgcctgcgccgcgtcgcctggggaacgcgagcagcaggcggagcgcggcgaccgcgaagacAAGAGCGCGTCAgagccaggcgcggcggatgcgctggcggccgcggcgccctcaggggaaggcggcggggTGTGCTCGCCCGGTGCACGCACACCCGGCGgagccggcggaggcccgcCAGGCACGTTTTTTCAGAAGCTGCTGACGCGGAGCCGAAGCTCGATCGCGGCCATCGAGAACAGCCCgttggcgcatgcagccagtCTGTTCACGCGCTCGGGGAGCAGCATTTTTCTCCCGGggacgagcggcgcggcgttcaAGATCAAGTACCTCGAGTTCGATTGGACGGCGGACGTCGACCTGGCGCAGCGCTACCGCGGTAGCTGGATAGGAGACGTGGTAGGACGCGTGCAGACGGCGTTCCCTGCTCATATGATGAGTCTGACTGGAGGCAGTGGCAACCGGGCGAAAAGCCCCCCCGCAAGCGGCGGTCCGCGCCATCcgagcggaggaggaggaggcggggagacgcaagaggagcgaggcgaaggagctgTCTCCGGCAACACCTCTCAGGCCTCACAGGGGAGATCCACGCATATCTCTGCACTCAGCACGGGTGCctcgtgcgcgtctgcgcctggcTCGCATGCGAAGGCAGGCGGGGGGGGTCGTACACTAGaagccgacgcagagcggcacgcgggcgagacgggcgacgcgagggcgaagcgacACGAGGAGGAACGGCGAATCAcgtccgcagcgcgcgaaaggggagcgctggcgggcgcgtcaGATGACGGAAACTCCAACAGCGACAGCCggggagacggaggaggcaggaggAGATTCAGAGCGAGGATGCGAGGCGGTGGAAGCGACCCCAAGGGGAAGGCAGCAGGCACAGATCACGAAACCGgcaagagagaagacgagagagacaaagaagGACGGCGAACGGGGAAAAGCAGGTTTATCCGCGGAGGGCAGAAAAAGACCAGCCGAGATcgaacgagagagagagaacaagAAGGAAAACAGGAAAGCAAAAGCAGATGA